A genomic window from Sphingomonas taxi includes:
- a CDS encoding energy transducer TonB, with translation MYADRYAQPTRFNPGGLTAAIAINAALVAALMFAGPKILPGAPEHVLETRNIPLDPPPPERPVPQPRPQERVANHPTEQIIAPIPPIAIPSTSDFTTSAVDPTPPAGPTIGTDPGPAAAEPAAPPLPPLVGPQIDPRYADAFQPVYPAVERRANRDGRVTVRVLIGTDGRVKQIERLSATSDAFWQATMERATRAWRFKPATRGSVPVEAWRTMTLTFRMEDAD, from the coding sequence ATGTACGCCGACCGCTACGCCCAGCCGACCCGTTTCAACCCCGGCGGCCTCACCGCCGCGATCGCGATCAACGCCGCGCTGGTCGCCGCGCTGATGTTCGCCGGCCCGAAGATTCTCCCGGGCGCTCCCGAGCATGTGCTCGAGACCCGCAACATCCCCCTCGACCCGCCGCCGCCCGAACGGCCGGTGCCGCAGCCCCGGCCGCAGGAGCGAGTCGCCAACCATCCGACCGAGCAGATCATCGCGCCGATCCCGCCGATCGCAATCCCGTCGACCTCGGACTTCACCACCAGCGCCGTCGACCCGACCCCGCCCGCCGGTCCGACGATCGGCACCGACCCCGGCCCGGCCGCCGCCGAGCCGGCCGCCCCGCCATTGCCGCCGCTGGTAGGGCCGCAGATCGACCCGCGCTATGCCGACGCCTTCCAGCCGGTCTATCCCGCCGTCGAGCGCCGCGCCAACCGCGACGGCCGCGTCACGGTGCGCGTGCTGATCGGCACCGACGGCCGGGTGAAGCAGATCGAGCGGCTCAGCGCGACCAGCGACGCCTTCTGGCAAGCGACGATGGAGCGCGCCACCCGCGCCTGGCGCTTCAAACCCGCCACCCGCGGCAGCGTGCCGGTCGAGGCGTGGCGGACGATGACGCTGACCTTCCGCATGGAGGATGCGGACTGA
- the ribD gene encoding bifunctional diaminohydroxyphosphoribosylaminopyrimidine deaminase/5-amino-6-(5-phosphoribosylamino)uracil reductase RibD — protein sequence MGAALALAERTRGRTAPNPNVGCILVADDRVVGRGWTQPGGRPHAEAKALAAAGAAARGATAYVTLEPCAHVSPRGPACADLLVAAGIARVVVALGDPDPRTDGAGIARLHDAGIAVATGVRAEDAARSMAGFLTRRRLARPFVTLKLATSLDGRIALPDGSSRWITGAGARAHAHLERSRHEAILVGRGTWETDRPSLDVRLPGLEERSPLRVILSSRPHPSAPAALPPSPDGRGKRRAAPKGEGERETVSIDSPAAIATLPADHILVEGGAATAAAFLRADLVDRLLLYRAPILIGAGKAALGDLGIADLGTTHGRWLLHDARDLGTDRLEVYERTPCSPA from the coding sequence ATGGGCGCGGCGCTCGCGCTCGCCGAACGGACGCGCGGCCGTACCGCGCCCAATCCCAACGTCGGCTGCATCCTCGTCGCGGACGATCGCGTCGTCGGCCGGGGCTGGACGCAGCCCGGCGGCCGGCCGCATGCCGAAGCGAAGGCGCTCGCCGCCGCCGGCGCGGCTGCGCGTGGCGCCACCGCCTATGTGACGCTGGAGCCCTGTGCGCATGTCTCGCCGCGCGGCCCCGCCTGCGCCGATCTGCTCGTCGCTGCGGGCATTGCGCGGGTGGTCGTGGCGCTCGGCGATCCCGATCCGCGCACCGACGGCGCGGGCATCGCGCGGCTGCACGACGCCGGGATCGCCGTCGCGACCGGGGTGCGTGCCGAGGACGCCGCGCGCAGCATGGCCGGCTTTCTGACACGCCGGCGCCTCGCCCGGCCGTTCGTGACGCTCAAGCTCGCCACCTCGCTCGACGGCCGCATCGCATTGCCCGACGGCAGCAGCCGCTGGATCACCGGCGCCGGGGCGCGCGCCCACGCGCATCTCGAACGCAGCCGGCACGAGGCGATCCTCGTCGGTCGCGGGACATGGGAGACCGACCGACCCAGCCTCGACGTGCGGCTGCCGGGGCTGGAAGAGCGTAGCCCGTTGCGGGTCATCCTGTCGTCTCGCCCTCACCCTTCCGCGCCTGCGGCGCTCCCTCCCTCTCCCGATGGGAGAGGGAAAAGGCGCGCAGCGCCGAAGGGCGAGGGTGAGCGCGAGACGGTATCGATCGACTCGCCTGCCGCCATCGCCACCCTCCCCGCCGACCATATCCTCGTCGAGGGCGGCGCGGCGACCGCCGCCGCCTTTCTCCGCGCCGATCTGGTCGATCGCCTGCTGCTCTACCGCGCGCCGATCCTGATCGGCGCGGGCAAGGCGGCGCTCGGCGACCTCGGCATAGCCGATCTTGGCACCACCCATGGTCGCTGGCTGTTGCACGATGCGCGCGACCTTGGCACCGACCGTCTCGAGGTCTACGAGCGCACCCCATGTTCACCGGCATAG
- a CDS encoding riboflavin synthase — translation MFTGIVSDIGTIETVEVRGDTRVRIATAYDTETIDLGASIACSGVCLTVIDKGHEGDRGWFDVQASGETIARTARDQWTAGRRLNLERAMKLGDELGGHIVTGHVDGIAEVLDVTPDGESHRIGFAVPAALAPFIAPKGSITIDGVSLTVNDVEDDGATTRFWVNLIPHTQAVTTLGGLAEGQAVNIEIDVLARYLQRMEHYRGR, via the coding sequence ATGTTCACCGGCATAGTCAGCGATATCGGCACCATCGAGACGGTCGAGGTCCGCGGCGACACGCGCGTCCGCATCGCCACCGCTTATGATACCGAGACGATCGACCTCGGCGCATCGATCGCCTGTTCGGGCGTCTGCCTGACCGTCATCGACAAGGGGCACGAGGGGGATCGCGGCTGGTTCGACGTGCAGGCGTCGGGCGAGACGATCGCGCGCACCGCCCGCGATCAATGGACGGCAGGTCGCCGCCTCAACCTCGAGCGCGCGATGAAGCTCGGCGACGAACTCGGCGGCCACATCGTCACCGGCCATGTCGACGGCATCGCCGAGGTGCTCGACGTCACGCCGGACGGCGAATCGCATCGCATCGGCTTCGCCGTCCCGGCGGCGCTCGCGCCGTTCATCGCCCCCAAGGGCTCGATCACGATCGACGGCGTCTCGCTGACCGTCAACGACGTCGAGGACGACGGCGCGACGACCCGCTTCTGGGTCAACCTCATCCCCCACACGCAGGCGGTCACCACGCTCGGCGGCCTCGCCGAGGGGCAGGCGGTCAATATCGAGATCGACGTGCTCGCCCGCTATCTGCAACGCATGGAGCATTATCGTGGCCGCTAA
- the ribB gene encoding 3,4-dihydroxy-2-butanone-4-phosphate synthase: MAAKPELGRLRHAFLSSPEEIIDEARNGRMFILVDDEDRENEGDLVVPAQMATPEKINFMAKHGRGLICLALTKKRVDELGLTLMSRNNGTRYETAFTTSIEARDGVTTGISAADRARTIAVAIDSSKAREEIVTPGHVFPLVARDGGVLVRTGHTEAAVDVSRLAGLNPSGVICEIMNEDGTMARLDDLVTFAQFHNLKIGTIRDLIAYRRRYDHLVEKRAEARFTSEWGGEWTALTFWNKATGTEQIALVKGKVDPAKPTLVRMHALSPFADIFGENGAREGLLRRSMEIIAEEGAGVIVVINRPRADQFTVALQAKAGTLPAADMEELRDYGVGAMILTELGVEEMVLLTNTHHTLVGLDGYGLSIVGERAIEADD, encoded by the coding sequence GTGGCCGCTAAACCCGAGCTGGGGCGTCTGCGTCACGCCTTCCTGTCCTCGCCCGAGGAGATCATCGACGAGGCGCGCAACGGCCGGATGTTCATCCTCGTCGACGACGAGGATCGCGAGAACGAGGGCGATCTCGTCGTTCCCGCGCAGATGGCGACGCCCGAGAAGATCAACTTCATGGCCAAGCACGGTCGCGGCCTGATCTGCCTCGCGCTGACCAAGAAGCGCGTCGACGAGCTCGGCCTGACGCTGATGAGCCGCAACAACGGCACGCGCTACGAGACCGCCTTCACCACCTCGATCGAGGCGCGCGACGGCGTCACCACCGGCATCTCCGCCGCCGACCGGGCGCGCACCATCGCGGTGGCGATCGATTCGTCGAAGGCGCGCGAAGAGATCGTTACCCCCGGCCACGTCTTCCCGCTGGTCGCGCGCGACGGCGGCGTGCTGGTGCGTACCGGCCATACCGAGGCGGCGGTCGACGTGTCGCGGCTCGCCGGGCTCAACCCCTCGGGCGTGATCTGCGAGATCATGAACGAGGACGGGACGATGGCCCGGCTCGACGACCTCGTCACCTTCGCGCAGTTCCACAACCTCAAGATCGGCACGATCCGCGACCTCATAGCCTATCGCCGCCGCTACGACCATCTCGTCGAGAAGCGCGCCGAGGCGCGTTTCACCAGCGAATGGGGCGGCGAATGGACCGCGCTCACCTTCTGGAACAAGGCGACCGGCACCGAGCAGATCGCTTTGGTCAAGGGCAAGGTCGATCCGGCCAAGCCGACGCTGGTGCGGATGCACGCGCTGTCGCCCTTCGCCGACATCTTCGGCGAGAATGGCGCGCGCGAGGGGCTGCTGCGTCGCTCGATGGAGATCATCGCGGAGGAAGGGGCCGGCGTGATCGTCGTCATCAACCGTCCGCGCGCCGACCAGTTCACCGTCGCGCTCCAGGCCAAGGCCGGGACGCTGCCGGCGGCCGACATGGAGGAATTGCGCGACTATGGCGTCGGCGCGATGATCCTCACCGAGCTCGGCGTCGAGGAAATGGTGCTGCTCACCAACACCCACCATACGTTGGTCGGGCTCGACGGCTATGGCCTGTCGATCGTCGGCGAACGGGCAATCGAGGCGGACGACTGA
- the ribH gene encoding 6,7-dimethyl-8-ribityllumazine synthase: MAHILIVEARFYDHLNDMLLAGARAAIEAAGHSHETVTVPGALEVPGAIALAADTDRYDAFVALGVVIRGETYHFEIVSNESARGIMALTLDGLAIGNGILTTENEAQAIARADPAQLDKGAGAAQAALAMLALRERLA, translated from the coding sequence ATGGCGCATATCCTCATCGTCGAAGCGCGCTTCTACGACCATCTCAACGACATGCTGCTCGCCGGCGCCCGCGCGGCGATCGAGGCGGCGGGCCATAGCCACGAGACGGTGACCGTGCCGGGCGCGCTTGAGGTGCCCGGTGCGATCGCGCTGGCGGCGGATACCGACCGGTATGACGCGTTCGTCGCGCTGGGCGTCGTGATCCGCGGCGAGACCTATCATTTCGAGATCGTCTCGAACGAGAGCGCGCGCGGCATCATGGCGCTGACGCTCGACGGCCTCGCGATCGGCAACGGCATCCTGACCACCGAGAACGAGGCGCAGGCGATCGCCCGCGCCGACCCGGCGCAGCTCGACAAGGGCGCCGGCGCGGCACAGGCGGCGCTGGCGATGCTCGCGCTGCGCGAGCGGCTGGCGTAA
- a CDS encoding ammonium transporter, with product MKHGLKIAGTAGLAALAFAALPAWAQDAALQAPAAAAPAATVNKGDTAWMMTSTVLVMMMILPGLALFYGGLTRSKNMLSTMTQIGAVACLAMLLWVMYGYSLAFGPDVTGGLSNVIGSLDKAFLKGVTASSQAATFTAGVEIPEYVFICFQMTFAAITVALVLGSVVERMKFSAVMVFAAVWLTIVYFPIAHMVWASSGVFFKAGALDFAGGTVVHINAGVSALVASIMLGKRMGYPTTPMPPHSLTLTGVGTGLLWVGWFGFNAGSALEANGSAGLAMLNTFVATASGGLFWMLVERARGHKGSALGFCSGIIAGLVAVTPAAGNSGPFGAIVLGAVASVVCFFAVSVLKPKLGYDDALDAFGVHGVGGMIGAVGTGIVYAPSLGGPGAADYAMGAKLLVQIEAVVTTVVWASIGTVIAILVAKAITGLRVAPEVEQEGLDLGEHGERAYN from the coding sequence ATGAAGCACGGATTGAAGATCGCCGGCACCGCGGGGCTTGCCGCCCTCGCGTTCGCCGCGCTGCCCGCCTGGGCACAGGACGCCGCCTTGCAGGCGCCCGCCGCCGCCGCGCCGGCCGCGACGGTGAACAAGGGCGACACCGCCTGGATGATGACCTCGACGGTTCTCGTCATGATGATGATCCTGCCCGGCCTCGCGCTGTTCTACGGCGGTCTCACCCGCTCCAAGAACATGCTGTCGACGATGACGCAGATCGGCGCGGTCGCCTGCCTGGCGATGCTGCTGTGGGTGATGTATGGCTACAGCCTCGCCTTCGGCCCCGACGTCACCGGCGGCCTGTCGAACGTGATCGGCAGCCTCGACAAGGCATTCCTCAAGGGTGTCACCGCCTCGTCGCAGGCGGCGACCTTCACCGCGGGGGTCGAGATCCCCGAATATGTCTTCATCTGCTTCCAGATGACCTTCGCGGCGATCACCGTCGCGCTGGTACTGGGATCGGTGGTCGAGCGGATGAAGTTCAGCGCGGTGATGGTGTTCGCCGCGGTTTGGCTGACGATCGTCTATTTCCCGATCGCGCACATGGTCTGGGCGTCGTCGGGCGTGTTCTTCAAAGCAGGCGCGCTGGATTTCGCCGGCGGCACCGTCGTCCACATCAACGCCGGCGTCTCGGCGCTGGTCGCCTCGATCATGCTCGGCAAGCGGATGGGCTATCCCACCACGCCGATGCCGCCGCATTCGCTGACGCTGACCGGGGTCGGCACCGGCCTGCTGTGGGTGGGCTGGTTCGGCTTCAACGCGGGTTCGGCGCTGGAGGCGAATGGTTCGGCAGGGCTGGCGATGCTCAACACCTTCGTCGCCACCGCTTCGGGCGGGCTGTTCTGGATGCTGGTCGAGCGGGCGCGCGGTCACAAGGGGTCGGCGCTGGGCTTCTGCTCGGGCATCATCGCCGGGCTGGTCGCCGTCACGCCGGCGGCGGGCAATTCGGGGCCGTTCGGCGCGATCGTGCTCGGCGCCGTCGCCTCGGTGGTCTGCTTCTTCGCGGTCTCGGTGCTCAAGCCGAAGCTCGGCTATGACGACGCGCTCGACGCCTTCGGCGTGCACGGCGTCGGCGGCATGATCGGCGCGGTCGGCACCGGCATCGTCTATGCGCCCTCGCTCGGCGGGCCGGGTGCGGCGGATTATGCGATGGGCGCCAAGCTGCTCGTCCAGATCGAAGCGGTGGTCACCACCGTCGTCTGGGCGTCGATCGGCACGGTCATCGCGATCCTCGTCGCCAAGGCGATCACCGGCCTGCGTGTCGCTCCCGAAGTCGAGCAGGAAGGCCTCGACCTCGGCGAGCACGGCGAGCGCGCCTATAATTGA
- a CDS encoding P-II family nitrogen regulator — MKLVIAIIKPFKLDEVREALTTLGVAGMTVTEVKGFGRQKGQTEIYRGAEYSTNMVPKIKIEVVCPGDLADRVVEAVQASANTGAIGDGKIFVLEVGQAVRIRTGETDDSAL, encoded by the coding sequence ATGAAGCTGGTCATTGCGATCATCAAGCCGTTCAAGCTCGACGAGGTGAGGGAAGCGCTCACCACGTTGGGGGTGGCGGGAATGACGGTTACCGAGGTCAAGGGGTTCGGCCGCCAGAAGGGGCAGACCGAAATCTACCGCGGCGCCGAATACAGCACCAACATGGTGCCCAAGATCAAGATCGAGGTGGTCTGTCCGGGCGATCTCGCCGACCGCGTCGTCGAAGCGGTGCAGGCCTCGGCGAACACCGGCGCGATCGGCGACGGCAAGATCTTCGTGCTCGAAGTCGGCCAAGCGGTGCGCATCCGCACCGGCGAAACCGACGATTCGGCGCTCTGA
- a CDS encoding DUF2007 domain-containing protein, which produces MSLVELGRYDRNLANIIVGRLDSEGIDAIAFDGGASIADGSYLLIPVRVMVDDEDVDAAKAIVDAAQF; this is translated from the coding sequence ATGAGCCTCGTCGAACTGGGTCGCTACGATCGCAACCTCGCCAATATCATCGTCGGGCGGCTCGACTCCGAGGGGATCGATGCGATCGCCTTCGACGGCGGGGCGAGCATCGCCGACGGCAGCTATCTGCTGATCCCGGTACGGGTGATGGTCGATGACGAAGATGTCGATGCCGCCAAAGCGATCGTCGATGCTGCCCAATTTTAA
- a CDS encoding type II toxin-antitoxin system CcdA family antitoxin has translation MASTLDLPLKSTRQMSVTEVRAEAARFGVAHDDDVESLRAALKHELDHRWREQSREWAEAVNRWVEQNGLPLEKYRLF, from the coding sequence ATGGCAAGTACGCTCGACCTGCCGCTGAAGAGCACGCGTCAAATGAGCGTGACTGAAGTTCGCGCCGAGGCCGCGCGCTTCGGCGTCGCCCATGATGACGATGTCGAGTCCCTACGCGCAGCCTTGAAACATGAACTCGATCATCGCTGGCGCGAGCAGAGTCGCGAGTGGGCGGAGGCCGTCAATCGCTGGGTGGAACAGAACGGGTTGCCGCTGGAAAAGTATCGGCTGTTCTGA
- a CDS encoding CcdB family protein, with translation MAQFDVYRTPDGQLILDCQADSLGFLGSRLVVPLMRLEEAPPRRARLNPMFDIEGERYAMVTQFAAALSRGALQTYIADLSAYRFDIIGAFDMMLTGV, from the coding sequence ATGGCGCAGTTCGACGTGTATCGCACGCCGGACGGCCAGCTTATCCTAGATTGTCAGGCGGACTCGCTAGGGTTTCTCGGCAGCCGTCTCGTCGTACCGTTGATGCGGCTTGAGGAAGCGCCGCCTCGCCGTGCGCGTCTCAATCCGATGTTCGACATAGAAGGGGAACGCTATGCGATGGTCACGCAATTCGCCGCAGCATTGAGCCGCGGCGCGTTGCAAACCTACATAGCCGATCTCAGCGCTTATCGCTTCGACATCATCGGCGCATTCGACATGATGCTGACGGGGGTGTAA
- the tldD gene encoding metalloprotease TldD: MTVAADPRSFLYRDALSPDAALRLTADALGRADDGELFLQYRKAEAFGFDDGRLKTASYDTNAGFGLRAVSGEMTAFAHANELSEAAIRRAGETMALIDPTTSAKAPPPQGNNRHLYTDADPLDLVPFADKVNLCQTIDAAARARDPRVAQVSVGLSGTWSVVEIVRPDGFVATDVRPLVRLNIQIVVEQNGRRETGTFGIGGRYLYDRLFDATVWNRGIDEALAHALVNLDSVAAPAGEMTVLLGPGWPGIVLHEAIGHGLEGDFNRKGTSAFSGRIGERVAAPGVTVVDDGSLPDRRGSLSIDDEGTPTSETVLIEDGILKGYMQDRLNARLMGVAPTGNGRRESFAHAPMPRMTNTFMKGGTDDPAELLSRVKRGIFAKSFGGGQVDIVSGKFVFSCTEAYLIEDGRIGAPIKGATLIGDGPTVLTKVAGIGNDFALDEGIGVCGKGGQSVPAGVGQPTLLVDGLTVGGTATG; this comes from the coding sequence ATGACTGTAGCCGCCGATCCCCGCTCGTTCCTCTACCGCGACGCTCTGTCGCCCGACGCCGCGCTCCGCCTCACCGCGGATGCGCTCGGCCGCGCCGATGACGGCGAACTGTTCCTGCAATATCGCAAGGCCGAGGCGTTCGGCTTCGACGATGGCCGGCTGAAGACGGCGAGCTACGACACCAACGCCGGTTTCGGCCTGCGCGCGGTGTCGGGCGAGATGACCGCCTTCGCGCACGCCAACGAACTGTCGGAGGCAGCGATCCGCCGCGCCGGCGAAACGATGGCGCTGATCGATCCGACGACGAGCGCCAAGGCGCCGCCGCCGCAGGGCAACAACCGCCACCTCTATACTGACGCCGATCCGCTCGACCTGGTGCCGTTCGCCGACAAGGTGAACCTGTGCCAGACGATCGACGCCGCGGCGCGGGCGCGCGATCCGCGCGTCGCGCAGGTCTCGGTCGGCCTGTCCGGCACGTGGAGCGTGGTCGAGATCGTCCGCCCCGACGGCTTCGTCGCCACCGACGTGCGACCGCTCGTGCGGCTCAACATCCAGATCGTCGTCGAACAGAACGGCCGCCGCGAGACCGGCACGTTCGGCATCGGCGGGCGCTATCTCTACGATCGATTGTTCGACGCGACGGTGTGGAACCGCGGCATCGATGAGGCGCTGGCGCATGCGCTCGTCAATCTCGACTCGGTGGCGGCGCCGGCGGGCGAGATGACCGTGTTGCTCGGGCCGGGCTGGCCGGGGATCGTGCTGCACGAGGCGATCGGCCATGGCCTTGAAGGCGACTTCAATCGCAAGGGCACCAGCGCGTTCTCGGGACGGATCGGCGAGCGCGTCGCGGCGCCGGGCGTCACCGTGGTCGACGACGGCTCGCTTCCCGACCGGCGCGGCTCGCTGTCGATCGACGACGAGGGCACGCCGACGTCGGAGACGGTGCTGATCGAGGACGGTATCCTCAAGGGCTATATGCAGGACCGGCTCAACGCGCGGCTGATGGGCGTCGCGCCGACCGGCAATGGTCGTCGCGAGAGCTTCGCGCATGCGCCGATGCCGCGGATGACCAACACCTTCATGAAGGGCGGTACCGACGATCCCGCCGAACTGCTGAGCCGGGTGAAGCGAGGCATCTTCGCCAAGAGCTTCGGCGGCGGGCAGGTCGATATCGTCTCGGGCAAGTTCGTGTTTTCCTGCACCGAGGCGTATCTGATCGAGGACGGCCGGATCGGCGCGCCGATCAAGGGCGCGACGCTGATCGGCGACGGCCCGACGGTGCTGACCAAGGTCGCCGGGATCGGCAACGACTTCGCGCTGGACGAAGGGATCGGCGTCTGCGGCAAGGGCGGGCAGAGCGTGCCGGCCGGCGTGGGCCAGCCGACGCTGCTGGTCGACGGGCTGACGGTGGGCGGGACGGCAACGGGGTAA
- a CDS encoding zinc-finger domain-containing protein — protein MIPPPETIRVSQRRVACDGATDIPGGAALGHPRVFLQIDDEGYVDCGYCDRRFVLIGGPADGADQSKLPDHPDGASV, from the coding sequence ATGATCCCGCCGCCCGAAACCATCCGCGTCTCGCAACGCCGTGTCGCCTGTGATGGCGCTACCGATATTCCGGGTGGCGCCGCGCTCGGCCATCCGCGCGTCTTCCTGCAGATCGACGACGAGGGCTATGTCGATTGCGGCTATTGCGATCGGCGCTTCGTGCTGATCGGCGGACCCGCCGACGGCGCCGACCAGTCGAAATTGCCCGATCATCCGGATGGCGCCAGCGTTTAA
- a CDS encoding ABC transporter ATP-binding protein has translation MTEAAIRIQNLCKTYQGGKRALDGVSFDVPRGQIFGLLGPNGAGKSTLINILAGLVNKTKGSAEIWGFDIDAQPRNAKASIGIVNQEILFDPFFTPIETLEIQAGLYGVPKGQRRSMELLRAVHLEDKAKAYARTLSGGMKRRLMVAKAMVHSPPVLVLDEPTAGVDIELRQQLWAYVRQLNDAGVTVVLTTHYLEEAEELCDRIAIINHGRLIANEPTRELVGKAQEKVVAVTVDRDVATLPVNACFGKIVLKGARTLEITYAKDRVNAGEVLAAVQHDGFGIVDVSTKEPDLEDVFLSLTRASNA, from the coding sequence ATGACCGAGGCAGCGATCCGCATCCAGAACCTCTGCAAGACCTATCAGGGCGGCAAGCGCGCGCTCGACGGGGTCAGTTTCGACGTGCCGCGGGGGCAGATCTTCGGCCTGCTCGGCCCCAATGGCGCGGGCAAGTCGACGCTGATCAACATCCTCGCCGGGCTGGTCAACAAGACCAAGGGCAGCGCCGAGATCTGGGGCTTCGACATCGACGCGCAGCCGCGCAACGCCAAGGCGTCGATCGGTATCGTCAATCAGGAGATCCTGTTCGACCCCTTCTTCACGCCGATCGAGACGCTGGAAATCCAGGCGGGCCTCTACGGGGTCCCAAAGGGCCAGCGGCGCAGCATGGAATTGCTGCGCGCGGTGCATCTGGAGGACAAGGCGAAGGCCTATGCCCGCACCTTGTCGGGCGGCATGAAGCGGCGGCTGATGGTCGCCAAGGCGATGGTTCATTCGCCGCCGGTGCTGGTGCTCGACGAGCCGACCGCGGGGGTCGACATCGAATTGCGCCAGCAACTCTGGGCCTATGTCCGCCAGTTGAACGACGCCGGCGTCACCGTGGTGCTGACCACGCACTACCTCGAGGAGGCCGAGGAATTGTGCGACCGGATCGCGATCATCAATCACGGCCGGCTGATCGCCAACGAACCGACCCGGGAGCTGGTCGGCAAGGCGCAGGAAAAGGTGGTGGCGGTCACCGTCGACCGCGACGTCGCGACGCTGCCGGTCAACGCCTGTTTCGGCAAGATCGTGCTGAAGGGCGCGCGGACGCTGGAGATCACCTATGCCAAGGACCGGGTCAACGCCGGCGAGGTGCTCGCCGCGGTCCAGCACGACGGCTTCGGCATCGTCGACGTCTCGACCAAGGAGCCCGATCTGGAGGACGTGTTCCTCAGCCTGACGCGCGCCAGCAACGCGTGA